A stretch of Podospora bellae-mahoneyi strain CBS 112042 chromosome 5, whole genome shotgun sequence DNA encodes these proteins:
- a CDS encoding hypothetical protein (EggNog:ENOG503PZWX), which translates to MSENYESYRYRRNERSRRRRRSCKRSPERQYACPDPEQPPTSGPPPASRPAQPPQQPPILLSHIHPVTLEENIQGGKGVYASVSVLEPVMRIERSGTYNCGDPSARPVYRIIVSFKLQFNINRSTGELQRHNRIFDSVNVRYLYRSGERHDVLPKGDDVVSDIAMRNESGVSTDLTAGVTASGVGHPLPAFTAHAQHASKVTYERKLRSWRKSLTYETYPQPRSDCRDSYRPTLTSLLGLPFACSVPEPSESSFRVSSSHVSGCSCRRHRECRHRSSRTWPYNRAAHWSGQTEAQLHLWTPEIYENMTCPVTINREVDAALIDSILKVNKKGWRNEDGLRELRRYLHFDFDVEVRLREIGWGFMGMFRSTTQPPEIRARNDSGKPLCPDRTEFCVSCCTSKIVWPKYETRDLQSEAEDQIAKYGFIRRLQSPQEYQASLEAGGAPTVSAGSSTAVGVGVGIGAGVAPPPQPTPQAQPARQVAQPPPTNSRERPPPPAPEEEDLFSSVPTSNNDQSNSPSSYRRVMFWPDYMDPKRIYHRRHEQEDEEKQGEECGESQTSGYTMCTSTEVAFCRSKPRERRGRRRSRLSSTTGVTEKSRDSEPKELDTPMDVDTPENVKEIRIVLGREDSKRTESTHQVAGLEPSASRTRERIYRETMSISECSSSFCVGGSSGVGGDGIESAVMTESRDRLLASIMSEAGGYGSFLFALSNYDSSDDDGLSGWVTVDAKVCEC; encoded by the exons ATGTCCGAGAACTACGAGTCTTATCGCTACCGTCGCAACGAGAGATCAAGACGGCGACGCAGGTCGTGCAAGAGGTCTCCAGAGCGCCAGTATGCCTGCCCTGACCCAGAACAACCGCCAACCAGTGGccctcctcccgcttctCGACCAGCCCAGCCACCTCAGCAGCCGCCCATTCTCCTTTCACATATTCATCCAGTCACTCTCGAAGAGAATATCCAAGGGGGAAAGGGCGTCTATGCCTCTGTCAGTGTGCTGGAACCCGTGATGCGGATTGAGCGATCTGGCACCTACAATTGTGGAGATCCCAGCGCAAGACCTGTCTATCGAATCATTGTCAGTTTCAAGCTGCAGTTCAACATCAATCGATCGACCGGAGA ACTCCAACGGCACAACCGCATCTTCGACTCGGTCAACGTTCGCTATCTCTACCGCAGCGGCGAGCGCCATGACGTTCTGCCCAAGGGCGATGATGTAGTTTCAGACATCGCCATGCGCAATGAAAGCGGCGTATCAACCGACTTGACAGCCGGAGTCACCGCCTCAGGTGTCGgacaccccctcccagcttTCACGGCCCATGCTCAGCATGCCAGCAAGGTCACCTACGAGCGCAAGCTTCGGAGCTGGCGCAAGTCCCTCACCTACGAAACTTACCCCCAGCCTCGATCCGACTGTCGCGACTCCTACCGGCCAACTCTAACCTCGCTGCTCGGCCTCCCGTTTGCCTGCTCAGTTCCAGAGCCATCCGAGTCCTCATTTCGCGTCTCATCTTCCCACGTCAGCGGCTGTTCCTGTCGAAGGCATCGCGAGTGCCGACACCGCAGTTCTCGGACATGGCCCTACAACCGAGCAGCCCACTGGTCAGGACAGACAGAAGCCCAATTACACTTGTGGACACCAGAGATTTACGAGAACATGACCTGTCCAGTCACCATCAATCGGGAAGTCGACGCGGCTTTGATTGATAGTATCTTGAAAGTTAACAAGAAGGGCTGGAGAAATGAGGATGGACTTAGGGAACTCAGAAGATACCTTCACTTTGATTTCGATGTTGAAGTCCGCTTGAGAGAGATAGGTTGGGGCTTCATGGGAATGTTCCGATCGACAACACAGCCGCCTGAGATCAGAGCACGGAACGACTCTGGGAAACCGCTCTGCCCTGACAGGACCGAGTTTTGCGTCTCTTGCTGCACAAGCAAGATCGTCTGGCCCAAGTACGAGACAAGAGATTTGCAGAGTGAAGCTGAGGACCAG ATTGCAAAGTACGGCTTCATCCGGCGCCTCCAGTCCCCTCAAGAGTATCAAGCCTCCCTTGAAGCGGGCGGTGCACCGACAGTGAGCGCCGGTTCCAGCACCGCCGTTGGAGTCGGAGTAGGTATCGGAGCAGGTGTAGCACCACCTCCGCAACCTACACCCCAAGCTCAGCCCGCGAGGCAGGTGGCAcagccgccgccaacaaaCTCTAGGGAAagaccacctcccccagcaccagaagaggaagacctTTTTTCTTCCGTTCCCACTAGTAACAATGACCAGTCTAACTCGCCATCGTCCTACAGAAGAGTTATGTTCTGGCCTGACTACATGGACCCGAAGCGTATCTACCATCGCCGGCACGagcaagaagacgaggagaaACAGGGAGAGGAATGCGGAGAGAGCCAAACCAGCGGGTATACGATGTGTACGAGTACGGAAGTGGCATTTTGCCGATCGAAGCCacgagagaggagagggaggaggagatcgagGTTGTCGAGTACGACTGGGGTGACGGAGAAGAGCAGAGACTCGGAGCCGAAGGAGCTGGATACACCTATGGATGTTGATACTCCGGAAAATGTCAAGGAGATCCGTATTGTCCTGGGCCGGGAGGACAGCAAGCGGACAGAGAGCACACACCAGGTTGCTGGGCTGGAACCTAGCGCCTCGAGAACAAGAGAAAGAATTTACAGGGAAACAATGTCAATTTCTGAGTGTAGTTCTAGCTTTTGTGTCGGAGGTTCAAGTGGTGTAGGTGGAGACGGCATTGAGTCAGCGGTAATGACAGAGAGCCGTGATCGGTTGCTGGCGAGCATCATGTCGGAGGCGGGTGGGTACGGGAGTTTCTTGTTCGCACTGAGCAATTATGATAGTTCGGACGACGACGGATTGTCGGGATGGGTTACTGTTGATGCTAAAGTATGTGAATGTTAA
- a CDS encoding hypothetical protein (COG:P; EggNog:ENOG503NU51), translated as MPGGAAPPVGVDTLRVEAPVTMKAYLMCVFAAFGGIFFGYDSGYIAGVMGMDFFIKTMEGPGALVLPAWKKSLITSILSAGTFFGSLAAGDLADWIGRKFTVILGCMVFIVGVVLQTASASLGLIVAGRLIAGFGVGFVSAIIILYMSEIAPRKVRGAIVSGYQFCICIGLLLASCVNYATQDRDDSASYRVPIGLQMAWALILAGGLALLPESPRFFVRKGQLDKARVTLARLRDQPLDSEYIRDELAEIIANHEYETSIAPVGGYWSAWMVCFQGSIFNSSSNLRRTVLGTSLQMMQQWTGCNFVFYFGTTFFQQLGTISNPFLISLITTLVNVCSTPISFWSMERVGRRPLLIWGALGMVICQYIVAIIGTVKPDDDNCVKAMIAFICIYIFFFATTWGPGAWVVIGEVFPLPMRAKGVALSTASNWLWNCIIAVITPYMVDSDKGNLGAKVFWIWGSLCCCCFLYAFLLVPETKGLTLEQVDQMLNETTPRTSARWVPHSTYAGGEKAEKSVQHHEEKVTPSGSDGESQV; from the exons ATGCCCGGTGGCGCGGCTCCCCCCGTTGGGGTTGACACCCTCAGGGTGGAAGCCCCCGTTACCATGAAGGCGTACCTGATGTGCGTCTTCGCTGCCTTTGGTGGTATCTTCTTCGGTTACGACTCTGGTTACATCGCCGGTGTGATGGGTATGGATTTCTTCATCAAGACCATGGAAGGCCCCGGTGCTCTCGTCCTCCCCGCCTGGAAGAAATCTCTCATCACCTCTATCTTGTCTGCTGGTACATTCTTCGGTTCGCTCGCCGCTGGTGATCTGGCCGATTGGATTGGTCGCAAGTTCACTGTCATCTTGGGTTGCATGGTCTTTATCGTCGGTGTGGTCCTCCAAaccgcctccgcctctctCGGCTTGATCGTCGCTGGTAGACTCATCGCCGGTTTCGGTGTGGGTTTCGTCTCGGCCATCATCATTCTCTACATGAGCGAAATCGCCCCTCGCAAGGTTAGAGGCGCCATCGTTTCCGGATACCAGTTCTGCATCTGCATTGGTCTGCTTCTTGCCAGCTGCGTCAATTATGCCACCCAGGACCGCGATGACAGCGCCAGCTACCGTGTCCCTATCGGTCTTCAGATGGCTTGGGCTTTGATTCTCGCCGGCGGTTTGGCTCTCCTTCCCGAGTCGCCCAGATTCTTCGTTCGCAAGGGCCAGCTCGACAAGGCGCGTGTCACTCTCGCCAGACTGAGAGATCAGCCTCTTGATTCCGAGTACATCCGCgatgagcttgccgagaTCATTGCCAACCACGAGTACGAGACTAGCATTGCGCCCGTCGGCGGCTACTGGTCCGCCTGGATGGTCTGCTTCCAGGGTtccatcttcaacagcagcagcaacctccGCCGCACTGTCCTCGGCACCTCCCTCCAGATGATGCAGCAGTGGACCGGCTGCAACTTTGTCTTTTACTTCGgcaccaccttcttccagcagctcggcacaatctccaaccccttcctcatttccctcatcaccaccctcgtcaaCGTCTGCTCTACTCCCATTTCCTTCTGGAGCATGGAGAGAGTCGGCCGGAGACCTCTTTTGATCTGGGGCGCCCTGGGCATGGTTATCTGCCAGTACATtgtcgccatcatcggcaCCGTCAAGCCCGACGACGATAACTGCGTCAAGGCCATGATTGCCTTCATCTGCATTtacatcttcttctttgccacCACCTGGGGCCCCGGCGCCTGGGTTGTCATTGGCGAGGTCTTCCCTCTGCCCATGCGCGCCAAGGGTGTGGCTCTTTCCACTGCCTCCAACTGGCTCT GGAACTGcatcatcgccgtcatcACCCCCTACATGGTCGACTCGGACAAGGGTAACCTCGGCGCCAAGGTCTTCTGGATCTGGGGCAgcttgtgctgctgctgcttcctctacgccttcctcctcgtgcCCGAGACCAAGGGTCTCACGCTCGAGCAGGTCGACCAGATGCTCAACGAGACCACGCCCCGTACTTCTGCCCGCTGGGTCCCCCACAGCACCTATGCTGGCGGtgagaaggccgagaagtCAGTGCAGCATCACGAGGAGAAGGTTACTCCTTCTGGGAGCGATGGAGAGAGCCAGGTTTAA
- a CDS encoding hypothetical protein (EggNog:ENOG503PGV0) gives MAAQHIPGAFPSSIPPTPADEPVQQPRQYPDEQDQGHHYRELNKLPKPTDSRGHAHTDSGVNFTESETIQPAKGNNDRWVGPSEAVGGGTYVRDDVGPYQTSQPADDGSLQPRQLAKENSDEEFPIRRNNANEKPLGAAAVGAGAEAATRDHNTIDSTDITPRRSHEQRSDPPYWGDLPKASSGGIYNTVTGHGSAQDDHDQHHHLRQRGTGVYNSVSGHGSQDAESRRHSQAATTGDRNATAGGPGGAVLAAPLSEIPEGQQKQTFSETDRPNAPPPSLPHSVSRDNALVAAPGSGPTDREINVSRQSPTQRAFPLSSSPKNARDDEATSTSNSRNAALAGTAALGAGAATYGMADKNRNDKDAQNSHTETQARHSRSTSEDQGTRAAGGLLSRKPRDDRRNSSVDKHRSRSRSVQGEKKHKVLGIFSRHKDEERLQEDTSTHEPPAQQAERKPEPVLVGSTTGTTKTRNRLRKGSRSEPKDRRASSDSPTDTDNSNHNSTKAATGAAAGAGAFGLLHHKKDKDGKVTKDQNTQQEKPSFSSHPNQPLASQAPASNTAQVRQPRSSGVGSAVGLDAVELAHKHDPAHTVPGTAVPVGLATHKHDDPSTPFEHPREPPSPPRDDPKGSHSWVPAAVVGAAASGAPLAMRQSRDSTAADTATNQHPDTNVVYNTLPSGVQSNSTNISPRGSAVHESINTSRPVANAPGDYNVFASSSQPLSSNHPSESNNTHTGSSTQEPAYNHLSSSTPSGVALGSARQSESHGSRTGVVTQEPGAYNHLASGTTSGVKIDQSTDNSNTARHSTEGQINQQPDNYNHLSSGNAPGIAAAGVAAAGAAGVAAHKARDSTTETSRQGNLTQDSGQYNHLPSGTESGIRRDAGPTEGSRAHDLAASGSSRPPQNRTDSGPYNKLPSGTPSGVKIKPKDNSRRATEPTVHAHDKHSPDRNVSSPTGPTGVPFTQHHRSQPSNIDTRDSHLKDLPLPASSSSPTKAHPSSHHTVVSPPVHAAPETGKATNPPPAAGKSATLRYTSFPSTAKGMSPEVMPDTYRESVTKPHEQQGMSPEVMPEAYRESVSRPSDHSMEMSPEVMPYAYRSSVPRDSNNNNNDLKTRGMQPVQSEQYMTGQNKFVSPALAAATGAWAASSGTGNGNVGGVGTGNVNVPQGKVMHKCEHCGRDNDISGYVKEAVNRVTGVDRF, from the exons ATGGCGGCGCAGCACATTCCCGGGgccttcccctcctcgatCCCACCCACTCCAGCCGACGAACCTGTGCAGCAGCCCCGGCAGTACCCGGACGAGCAAGACCAAGGTCACCACTACCGTgagctcaacaagctcccCAAGCCGACCGATTCCCGCGGCCACGCTCATACCGATTCTGGTGTCAACTTTACCGAGTCCGAGACCATCCAACCAGCCAAGGGCAATAATGACCGCTGGGTTGGACCATCAGAAGCAGTTGGTGGGGGCACCTACGTCCGAGACGATGTTGGACCCTACCAGACCTCCCAGCCAGCAGATGATGGATCGCTACAACCAAGACAGTTGGCCAAAGAGAACAGTGATGAAGAGTTCCCAATCCGAAGGAATAATGCCAATGAGAAGCCacttggtgctgctgccgttggCGCTGGGGCTGAAGCAGCCACCCGTGACCACAACACGATTGACAGCACCGACATAACCCCGCGTCGAAGCCACGAGCAACGCTCCGACCCACCATACTGGGGCGACCTGCCAAAGGCTTCCAGCGGAGGTATCTATAACACGGTGACAGGTCATGGCAGCGCGCAGGATGACCATGACCagcaccatcatctccgTCAAAG GGGTACTGGAGTATATAACTCAGTATCCGGCCACGGCAGCCAGGATGCAGAGAGCAGGCGCCACAGCCAGGCTGCCACAACCGGCGACAGGAATGCCACGGCTGGCGGCCCCGGCGGTGCTGTGCTTGCTGCCCCCCTTTCGGAGATACCTGAAgggcagcagaagcagacaTTCTCTGAAACTGACAGGCCCAATGCCCCACCTCCTTCGCTCCCCCACAGCGTCTCGCGGGACAATGCTTTGGTTGCAGCGCCTGGCTCAGGCCCGACCGACCGTGAGATCAACGTGAGCCGACAATCCCCCACCCAACGAGCATTCCCGCTTTCGTCGTCTCCCAAGAACGCGCGCGACGATGAAGCTACGTCGACATCGAACAGCCGCAACGCCGCTCTTGCAGGCACCGCTGCcctcggtgccggtgccgcgACTTACGGCATGGCGGACAAGAATAGGAACGACAAGGATGCTCAGAATTCTCACACCGAGACTCAGGCTAGGCACTCGAGGAGCACTAGTGAGGATCAGGGCACTCGTGCTGCTGGCGGGCTCCTTTCGCGTAAGCCGCGGGATGATAGACGCAACTCGTCTGTCGACAAGCACAGGAGCCGGAGTCGATCCGTCCAAGGCGAGAAGAAGCACAAGGTTCTTGGCATCTTCAGCCGGCacaaggacgaggagaggcTTCAGGAAGATACCTCGACCCACGAGCCTCCCGCGCAGCAGGCTGAGCGCAAACCAGAGCCTGTTCTGGTTGGAAGCACGACGGGTACCACAAAGACTCGCAACCGCCTTAGAAAGGGAAGCAGGAGCGAGCCCAAGGACCGCAGGGCATCTTCCGATAGCCCTACTGACACTGATAACTCGAATCACAACAGTACCAAGGCCGCTACTGGTGCCGCTGCTG GTGCCGGTGCGTTTGGGCTGCTGCATcacaagaaggacaaggacggcaaggTCACCAAGGACCAAAACACCCAGCAGGAGAAGCCTTCATTCTCTTCTCACCCCAACCAGCCACTCGCTTCGCAAGCCCCCGCCAGCAACACGGCTCAAGTTAGGCAGCCCAGAAGCTCAGGGGTTGGATCTGCCGTCGGCCTCGATGCTGTTGAACTTGCTCACAAGCACGATCCTGCCCACACAGTTCCCGGCACAGCTGTTCCTGTCGGACTTGCTACCCACAAGCATGATGACCCCTCCACTCCTTTTGAGCATCCTAGAGagccgccctctcctcctcgcgaTGATCCGAAGGGCTCTCATAGCTGGGTTCCCGCTGCCGTGGTTGGCGCGGCCGCCAGCGGTGCCCCACTTGCTATGAGGCAATCAAGGGACTCTACCGCGGCAGACACAGCCACCAACCAGCACCCAGACACCAACGTGGTTTACAACACTCTGCCCTCTGGCGTCCAGTCAAACTCGACCAACATCAGCCCTCGTGGGTCGGCTGTCCATGAGTCCATCAATACCAGCAGACCAGTGGCCAACGCGCCTGGTGACTACAATGTCTTTGCCTCTTCTAGTCAGCCGCTTAGCTCAAACCACCCATCCGAGTCCAACAATACTCACACAGGATCCTCTACTCAGGAGCCTGCCTACAACCATCTTTCGTCTAGCACTCCGTCTGGTGTGGCTCTAGGCTCTGCTCGTCAATCCGAGTCTCATGGGTCTCGGACTGGTGTTGTCACGCAGGAGCCTGGTGCTTACAACCATCTTGCTTCCGGCACCACATCTGGCGTGAAGATTGACCAGTCCACCGATAACTCGAACACCGCTCGCCACTCAACCGAAGGTCAGATAAATCAACAGCCTGACAACTATAACCACCTCTCTTCCGGCAATGCACCCGGCATCGCTGccgctggtgttgctgccgctggtgctgctggcgtGGCCGCACACAAGGCTCGCGACTCGACGACTGAGACCTCTCGCCAGGGGAATCTAACTCAGGATTCCGGCCAGTACAACCATCTCCCCTCCGGTACTGAATCTGGTATCAGGAGAGATGCTGGCCCCACCGAGGGTAGCAGAGCACACGATCTTGCCGCCTCTGGGTCCAGCCGTCCTCCGCAGAACAGGACCGACTCTGGGCCATACAACAAGCTGCCCTCTGGAACACCCTCAGGCGTCAAGATTAAGCCCAAGGACAACTCCCGTCGCGCCACGGAGCCTACCGTCCACGCCCATGACAAGCACTCGCCCGACCGTAACGTGTCTTCACCCACTGGGCCGACTGGTGTTCCCTTCACCCAGCATCACCGAAGCCAGCCTTCCAACATCGACACTCGCGATAGCCATCTGAAGGACCTGCCTCTTCcggcctcatcctccagccCAACCAAAGCGCACCCGTCGTCTCACCACACGGTTGTCTCGCCTCCAGTGCACGCTGCTCCCGAGACCGGCAAGgccaccaaccctccccccgccgccggcaAATCGGCCACTCTCCGGTATACTTCTTTCCCCAGCACGGCCAAGGGCATGAGCCCAGAAGTCATGCCAGATACCTACCGGGAGTCGGTGACCAAGCCGCATGAGCAGCAGGGAATGAGCCCCGAGGTGATGCCTGAGGCGTATAGAGAGTCTGTCTCCCGCCCTTCCGATCATTCTATGGAAATGAGCCCCGAGGTGATGCCCTATGCTTACAGATCTTCAGTTCCGCgagacagcaacaacaacaacaa cgacTTGAAGACGAGGGGTATGCAGCCCGTGCAGTCTGAGCAGTATATGACTGGGCAGAATAAGTTTGTGAGCCctgctcttgctgctgctactggAGCCTGGGCTGCGAGTTCGGGTACTGGCAATGGGaatgttggtggtgttgggactGGCAATGTAAATGTGCCGCAGGGGAAGGTTATGCACAAGTGTGAGCATTGTGGGAGGGATAACGATATTAGTGGATATGTGAAGGAGGCTGTGAACAGGGTTACTGGGGTTGATAGGTTTTAA